The genomic interval CATCCCCACCCCGAACGAACATCAATACATGGTCGATATTGGCCGGGCTCACTACGAACAACTCATGGAGGACGGGGTCGAGGTCTACGAATACCACGAAGCCGTTCACCACGGCAAAGTCTACATCATCGACGACAATCTATTCGTCCTCGGCTCGACCAATCTCGACGCTCGTTCGCTCCGAATCAACTTCGAGACCACCCTCCTGATTGAGGATAGGGATACCGTCGCCCAGCTCGACAAACATTACGAAGTCTTCTTCGAACGGGCCGAACGCATCGAACTTGAAAAATTCCGCAACCAACCGCTCACCGATAAATTAAAGCAAGGCATCTCCCGACTCTTTGTGCCGATCCTATGAAATTCCGCCTTCTCAGCTTCAACGTCCAAAATCGGCGGACCGAACGCACCGCCCACCTTCGCAGCCGCATGGCGGAGATCGCCGATCTCATCCTCGCGCAAAAGCCCGACGCCGTCTGCCTCCAAGAGGTTCTCCCCGAAGCCTACCCCTACCTCCTCGAACGAATCGCTCCGAAGGACGCGGTCTTCTATCCCCGTGAAGACGGCACCCATACCGGCGAAGGGGTGCCCATTATGCTTCTCGGCGATTGCTTCTCCGTTTTCCACTCGGATCGGTTCTGGCTCTCCCCCACGCCGGATGAACCCTCGATCGGCTGGAAGGCCCGCTGCCATCGGCTGGCCGGAGTCCTCGGCCTCCACCCGAACCAAGATCCGGAGACCCGTGTCTGGCTCATCAATCTTCATCTCGACCACAAGAGCCGGGAGTCCCGGGCGCGCAGCCTCGAACTGCTGGAACAACGGCTTGAGACCTACGACCGCAATCCCGACGACCACATTCTCCTTTGCGGCGATTTCAACATGAGACCGCGCAACCCTCTTTTTCAGGAACTCCTTTCCGGCCCCCCGGGTTTCAAGGACGCTTCCCGTAAAGAAGGAAAACCGGACCGCAGCCAAACCTTCCACGGCTGGAGCCCTCTTCGCCTCGGCCGCGGACGCCTCGACTACTGCTTCCACACCCCCGAACTGCATTGCCAGGAATACCACGTCATTCCCGCCGCCATCGACGGGCGCCGGCTCTCCGATCACA from Puniceicoccus vermicola carries:
- a CDS encoding endonuclease/exonuclease/phosphatase family protein; the encoded protein is MKFRLLSFNVQNRRTERTAHLRSRMAEIADLILAQKPDAVCLQEVLPEAYPYLLERIAPKDAVFYPREDGTHTGEGVPIMLLGDCFSVFHSDRFWLSPTPDEPSIGWKARCHRLAGVLGLHPNQDPETRVWLINLHLDHKSRESRARSLELLEQRLETYDRNPDDHILLCGDFNMRPRNPLFQELLSGPPGFKDASRKEGKPDRSQTFHGWSPLRLGRGRLDYCFHTPELHCQEYHVIPAAIDGRRLSDHNLILTEFESTRSAG